In one Corallococcus sp. EGB genomic region, the following are encoded:
- a CDS encoding acyl-CoA carboxylase subunit beta, with amino-acid sequence MPTLVSQVEPASATFTAQRKEMLDRVAELRAIEQKSRDTEQQARDKFKQRGQLLPRERLALLLDRGSPFLELSTLCGYKHHDDTDGSLAGGNTLIGIGFVSGVRCLVFVSNSAVKGGTATPWGVQKALRSQEIALENRLPVVSLVESGGANLLYQQEIFVPGGETFYNQAKLSAAGIPQVTVVHGSSTAGGAYIPGLSDHVVMVRGKAKVFLAGPPLLLAATGEVATDEDLGGAEMHTAVAGTSDHLAEDDADGIRIAREIVASLGWNDALPVSTRPSFEPPRYAMEELCGVVPMDHRKPYDCREVIARIVDGSDFSPFKDDYDALTVCGWARIEGRAVGLIGNNGPITAKGATKAGQFIQLCCQARTPIIYLQNTTGYMVGTQSEQGGIVKHGAKMLQAVANATVPQLTLLLGGAFGAGNYGMCGRAFHPRFIFAWPNARTAVMGGEQAAKVLTIVATEKARRAGLPPDQEFLDGMAKPLIEQFDRESDAFHCSARLFDDGVIDPRDTRRVLGFLLATCDEASRRTLAPNSFGVARL; translated from the coding sequence GTGCCCACGCTCGTCTCGCAGGTCGAACCGGCCTCCGCCACCTTCACCGCGCAGCGCAAGGAGATGCTCGACCGCGTCGCCGAGCTGCGCGCCATCGAGCAGAAGTCTCGCGACACCGAGCAGCAGGCCCGCGACAAGTTCAAGCAGCGCGGGCAGCTGCTGCCTCGCGAACGGCTGGCGCTGCTGCTCGACCGGGGCTCGCCCTTCCTGGAGCTGTCCACGCTCTGCGGCTACAAGCACCACGACGACACCGACGGCTCGCTGGCCGGTGGCAACACCCTCATCGGCATCGGCTTCGTGTCCGGCGTGCGCTGCCTGGTGTTCGTGAGCAACTCCGCCGTCAAGGGCGGCACCGCGACGCCCTGGGGCGTCCAGAAGGCGCTGCGCTCACAGGAGATTGCGTTGGAGAACCGGCTGCCCGTGGTGTCGCTCGTGGAGAGCGGCGGCGCGAACCTGCTCTACCAGCAGGAGATCTTCGTCCCGGGCGGGGAGACCTTCTACAACCAGGCGAAGCTGTCCGCGGCGGGCATTCCCCAGGTCACCGTCGTCCACGGTTCGAGCACCGCGGGCGGCGCGTACATCCCGGGCCTGTCCGACCACGTGGTCATGGTGCGCGGCAAGGCGAAGGTGTTCCTCGCGGGCCCTCCGCTGCTGCTCGCGGCCACGGGTGAGGTCGCCACGGACGAGGACCTGGGGGGCGCGGAGATGCACACCGCCGTGGCCGGCACGTCCGACCACCTGGCCGAGGACGACGCCGACGGCATCCGCATCGCGCGGGAGATCGTCGCGTCGCTCGGGTGGAATGACGCCCTGCCGGTGTCCACGCGTCCCAGCTTCGAGCCGCCGCGCTATGCAATGGAAGAGCTGTGCGGCGTGGTTCCCATGGACCACCGCAAGCCCTACGACTGCCGCGAGGTGATCGCCCGGATCGTGGACGGCTCGGACTTCTCGCCCTTCAAGGATGACTACGACGCGCTCACCGTCTGCGGCTGGGCGCGCATCGAGGGCCGGGCGGTGGGGCTCATTGGCAACAACGGGCCCATCACGGCGAAGGGCGCGACGAAGGCGGGGCAGTTCATCCAGCTCTGCTGCCAGGCGCGCACGCCCATCATCTACCTGCAGAACACCACCGGCTACATGGTGGGGACCCAGTCGGAGCAGGGCGGCATCGTGAAGCATGGGGCGAAGATGCTGCAGGCGGTGGCCAACGCGACCGTGCCGCAGCTGACGCTCCTGTTGGGCGGTGCCTTCGGCGCGGGCAACTACGGCATGTGCGGCCGCGCGTTCCACCCGCGCTTCATCTTCGCCTGGCCCAACGCGCGCACGGCGGTGATGGGCGGCGAGCAGGCGGCGAAGGTGCTGACCATCGTCGCCACGGAGAAGGCCCGGCGCGCGGGGCTTCCTCCCGACCAGGAGTTCCTGGACGGGATGGCGAAGCCGCTCATCGAGCAGTTCGACCGTGAGTCGGACGCCTTCCACTGCAGCGCGCGGCTGTTCGACGACGGCGTCATCGACCCCCGGGACACGCGGCGGGTGCTCGGGTTCCTCCTGGCCACGTGTGACGAGGCTTCGCGCCGCACGCTGGCGCCCAACTCCTTCGGCGTCGCCCGGCTGTAG
- a CDS encoding SHOCT domain-containing protein — translation MRTEGVLLAVLMGLWGLILIMAGVLVVRALTRASRRGEVRKNGLPGEATVLECTPTRMFINHRQVVDFLLDVQLPGRTPYQVRLKSRWHDWNVRVLDVGLRLNVKVDPDDPQTLVVVGPVVAQDLGRFLLQGMEAMVSGQPAPRDPVKALADLQRMADAGLVTDEEYARKKAEILGRL, via the coding sequence ATGCGCACTGAGGGCGTGCTCCTGGCGGTGCTGATGGGGCTCTGGGGGCTGATCCTCATCATGGCTGGCGTGCTCGTCGTACGCGCACTCACCCGGGCGTCGAGGAGGGGCGAGGTCCGCAAGAACGGGCTGCCTGGCGAGGCCACGGTGCTGGAGTGCACGCCCACCCGGATGTTCATCAACCACAGACAGGTCGTCGACTTCCTGTTGGACGTCCAGCTCCCCGGCCGGACGCCGTACCAGGTCCGGCTGAAGAGCCGATGGCATGACTGGAACGTCCGCGTGCTGGACGTGGGCCTGCGGCTCAACGTCAAGGTCGACCCGGACGACCCCCAGACCCTCGTCGTCGTGGGGCCGGTCGTCGCGCAGGACCTGGGCAGGTTCCTCCTCCAGGGGATGGAGGCAATGGTGTCAGGTCAGCCAGCGCCACGAGATCCGGTGAAGGCCCTGGCGGACCTCCAGCGGATGGCCGATGCGGGCCTCGTCACGGACGAGGAGTACGCGCGGAAGAAGGCGGAGATCCTTGGGCGGCTTTGA
- a CDS encoding SDR family oxidoreductase, with protein sequence MGYRSVFAKDAFAGRTIIVTGAGSGIGRCTAHELASLGAHVVLVGRKPEKLAKVAGELAAEGHASTQHAVDIRDEAGVRDMVAAVVQARGRIHGLVNNAGGQFPSPLSQISKKGFEAVVATNLTGGFLVAREVFNQSMSDHGGAIVNMLADAWNGMPGMGHSGAARAGMFNLTQTAAVEWASSGVRVNAVAPGWVASSGLDTYEDPFVREMIPILRKQVPLHRLATEAEVSGAIVFLLSDVAAFITGEVIRIDGGASCNTKAFPLDEHSKSKPYDGFHLAAPPAILDGPKEK encoded by the coding sequence ATGGGATACCGTTCAGTCTTCGCCAAGGACGCCTTCGCGGGCCGCACCATCATCGTCACCGGCGCCGGGAGCGGCATCGGGCGGTGCACCGCGCATGAGCTCGCGTCGCTCGGCGCGCACGTCGTCCTCGTCGGCCGCAAGCCGGAGAAGCTCGCGAAGGTCGCCGGGGAGCTGGCCGCGGAGGGCCATGCGTCCACGCAGCACGCGGTGGACATCCGCGACGAGGCCGGGGTGCGCGACATGGTCGCCGCCGTCGTCCAGGCGCGCGGGCGCATCCATGGGCTCGTGAACAACGCCGGCGGCCAGTTCCCGTCGCCGCTGTCGCAGATCTCCAAGAAGGGCTTCGAGGCGGTCGTCGCCACGAACCTCACCGGCGGCTTCCTGGTCGCGCGCGAGGTGTTCAACCAGTCGATGAGCGACCACGGCGGCGCCATCGTGAACATGCTCGCGGATGCGTGGAACGGCATGCCGGGCATGGGGCACTCGGGCGCGGCGCGCGCCGGCATGTTCAACCTGACGCAGACGGCAGCCGTCGAGTGGGCCTCCTCCGGCGTCCGCGTGAACGCCGTGGCGCCGGGCTGGGTCGCCTCCAGCGGCCTGGACACCTACGAGGACCCCTTCGTCCGCGAGATGATCCCCATCCTGCGCAAGCAGGTGCCCCTCCACCGGCTGGCCACCGAGGCGGAGGTGAGCGGCGCCATCGTGTTCCTGCTCTCTGACGTGGCGGCGTTCATCACCGGCGAGGTCATCCGCATCGACGGGGGGGCGTCCTGCAACACGAAGGCATTCCCCCTGGACGAGCACTCGAAGTCGAAGCCCTACGACGGGTTCCACCTCGCGGCGCCGCCCGCCATCCTCGACGGCCCGAAGGAGAAGTGA
- a CDS encoding DUF2231 domain-containing protein → MERKLLLQELHPALVHMPLALLPTAAVADLVVVRTGDRAWEKVGRRLWVVGAASAVFAGVSGLAASKEVRMNAPRARELTFVHGMGNALITAGALGLMAWRQARPPTVLTTVLGLTACASALVTAALSGRMVYEQGIGITPMPQNAPQGSVKEPPLLSREAPVALLKDAGRGAAWLMSWARTPR, encoded by the coding sequence ATGGAAAGGAAGCTGTTGCTTCAGGAGCTGCACCCGGCGCTGGTGCACATGCCACTGGCGTTGCTGCCGACGGCGGCCGTGGCGGACCTCGTCGTGGTGAGGACGGGAGATCGCGCCTGGGAGAAGGTGGGCCGCCGCCTGTGGGTCGTGGGCGCGGCGAGCGCCGTATTCGCCGGGGTGTCGGGCCTGGCAGCGAGCAAGGAGGTCCGCATGAACGCGCCGCGCGCCCGGGAGCTGACGTTCGTGCACGGCATGGGCAATGCCCTCATCACGGCGGGCGCGCTGGGCCTCATGGCCTGGCGGCAGGCTCGGCCTCCCACCGTCCTGACGACAGTGCTGGGTCTGACCGCGTGCGCCAGCGCGCTCGTCACGGCGGCGCTCAGCGGGAGGATGGTCTACGAGCAGGGCATCGGCATCACCCCAATGCCGCAGAACGCTCCGCAGGGCTCGGTGAAGGAACCCCCGCTGCTGTCGCGCGAAGCCCCCGTGGCGCTCCTGAAGGACGCGGGCCGGGGCGCCGCGTGGCTGATGAGCTGGGCGCGCACGCCGCGCTGA
- a CDS encoding DEAD/DEAH box helicase, with amino-acid sequence MRTPTDRFLPPHADASSPRGRVVVIAPTRAACETIELALGLELRTHLLEHHGERLRTLARSGQGFGIVAGTGTGKTLAIRPIAEELVGRSPLRVAVVNREREATEGTPLADVAIVTTGIARRWFQGGAIRREDTLIVDEIHQTSAELELCLALGKRVGCRFIWLSATVDPAFYARYLDSVDVLQVSTFDPHKAARVEVERRQPLSFLDEDFLRDVQLRGRGVGVFLATRAGVEEAAAHVRAIAPEVHAAHYHGGEPLRAIRPFLDGTAPQPFVLAMTAAGQSALNVPGLDTVVIDDLRFTNVVEGGRNVLTRVHLGNNELLQMAGRVHGRVAGGRVFILSDRSIHFSSLRPTEPEFQLAGEPERVALTAAALGVRADELELPVPLDRNAYRRALAKLQARNIVDVDGRLSDYGRAVEALPVERPWAELIVNAEDALLPFLAVCSAVESLHRMTREERNLEGVLVPGSDHLTAYNLYAEAFSAAGTVGEVQGLPRHVFDPEKLAAWAEGRGVLVKALEDAALALASVYRSVRLALPARMPFANTRVYQRFCDLLARFMPFDLVIDERTAWGELARVSKTSVCGNLGAVAGTLRYFADRNGDSQAAIEGTQLPQALLRRYAHRHSAAPVYDARFRSVVLVTRVDFFGFALEQEVEVLRAWGPELARAARHALAEALARGEAPHPAVDRHRVTIAEVRELWRRSGGTTAPLGQPELTALYEAQLDGVDTLDDFRARPLRLDLDALVPRETRQALLALPDTVEVREQAVPLEYDVEELPDGAPRGVVRLHLPEKLARTLVEEELPLLDRPQRFSVARGRRGVLQARSLLELQELLDQPWMPDEISEATRERSPPERGAPRHGGRKGGKRWR; translated from the coding sequence GTGCGCACCCCTACTGACCGCTTCCTGCCACCCCACGCCGATGCTTCCTCCCCGCGCGGGCGGGTGGTGGTCATCGCACCCACGCGTGCCGCGTGCGAGACCATCGAGCTGGCGCTCGGCCTGGAGCTGCGCACGCACCTGCTAGAGCACCACGGCGAGCGCCTGCGCACGCTGGCCCGGAGCGGGCAGGGGTTCGGCATCGTCGCGGGCACCGGCACGGGCAAGACGCTCGCCATCCGCCCCATCGCGGAGGAGCTCGTGGGCCGGAGCCCCTTGAGGGTGGCGGTGGTCAACCGCGAGCGGGAGGCGACCGAGGGGACGCCGCTCGCGGACGTGGCCATCGTCACCACCGGCATCGCGCGGCGCTGGTTCCAGGGCGGCGCCATCCGGCGCGAGGACACCCTCATCGTGGATGAGATCCACCAGACCTCCGCCGAACTGGAGCTGTGCCTGGCCCTGGGCAAGCGCGTGGGCTGCCGCTTCATCTGGCTCTCCGCCACGGTGGATCCGGCCTTCTACGCGCGCTACCTGGACAGCGTGGACGTGCTTCAGGTGTCCACCTTCGATCCCCACAAGGCGGCGCGCGTGGAGGTGGAGCGCCGCCAGCCGCTGTCGTTCCTCGACGAGGACTTCCTGCGGGACGTGCAGCTGCGAGGGCGCGGGGTGGGCGTGTTCCTGGCCACGCGTGCGGGCGTGGAGGAGGCGGCGGCCCACGTGCGAGCCATCGCGCCGGAGGTACACGCGGCGCACTACCACGGCGGTGAACCGCTGCGCGCCATCCGTCCCTTCCTGGACGGCACGGCGCCGCAGCCCTTCGTGCTAGCGATGACGGCGGCGGGGCAGAGCGCGCTCAACGTGCCGGGCCTGGACACCGTCGTCATCGACGACCTGCGCTTCACGAACGTGGTGGAGGGCGGCCGCAACGTCCTCACCCGCGTGCACCTGGGCAACAACGAACTCCTGCAAATGGCAGGGCGCGTGCACGGACGGGTGGCGGGCGGACGCGTCTTCATCCTGAGCGACCGGTCCATCCACTTCAGCTCGCTGCGGCCCACCGAGCCCGAGTTCCAGCTCGCGGGCGAACCGGAGCGGGTGGCGCTCACGGCGGCGGCGCTCGGCGTGCGGGCGGATGAGCTGGAGCTGCCCGTGCCGCTGGACCGCAATGCCTATCGGCGGGCGCTCGCGAAGCTCCAGGCGCGCAACATCGTGGACGTGGACGGGCGGCTGTCCGACTACGGCCGCGCGGTGGAGGCCCTGCCCGTGGAGCGTCCGTGGGCGGAGCTCATCGTCAACGCGGAGGATGCGCTGCTGCCCTTCCTCGCGGTGTGCAGCGCGGTGGAGTCCCTGCACCGGATGACGCGCGAGGAGCGGAACCTGGAAGGGGTGCTCGTGCCCGGCAGTGACCACCTGACCGCGTACAACCTCTACGCCGAGGCCTTCAGCGCGGCGGGGACGGTGGGAGAGGTGCAGGGGCTGCCACGCCACGTCTTCGACCCGGAGAAGCTCGCGGCCTGGGCGGAGGGGCGCGGGGTGCTGGTGAAGGCCCTGGAGGACGCGGCGCTCGCGCTGGCGAGCGTGTACCGCAGCGTGCGGCTGGCGCTGCCGGCGCGCATGCCGTTCGCGAACACGCGCGTCTACCAGCGCTTCTGCGACCTGCTCGCGCGCTTCATGCCCTTCGACCTGGTCATCGACGAGCGCACGGCCTGGGGCGAGCTCGCGCGCGTGTCGAAGACGAGCGTGTGCGGCAACCTGGGCGCGGTGGCGGGCACGCTGCGCTACTTCGCCGACCGCAACGGCGACTCACAGGCCGCCATCGAAGGCACCCAGCTGCCCCAGGCGCTGCTGCGCCGTTACGCGCACCGTCACTCTGCCGCGCCCGTGTACGACGCGCGCTTCCGCTCGGTCGTGCTCGTCACGCGGGTGGACTTCTTTGGCTTCGCGCTGGAACAGGAGGTGGAGGTGCTGCGCGCCTGGGGGCCGGAGCTCGCCAGGGCGGCAAGGCACGCGCTCGCCGAGGCGCTGGCTCGGGGCGAGGCGCCGCATCCCGCGGTGGACCGGCATCGGGTCACCATCGCGGAGGTTCGCGAGCTGTGGCGGCGCTCGGGAGGCACCACCGCGCCGCTGGGGCAGCCGGAGCTCACCGCGCTCTATGAAGCGCAGCTCGATGGCGTGGACACGCTCGACGACTTCCGGGCGCGCCCGCTGCGGCTCGACCTGGACGCGCTCGTGCCGCGCGAGACGCGTCAGGCCCTCCTGGCGCTTCCGGACACCGTGGAGGTTCGCGAGCAGGCGGTGCCGCTCGAGTACGACGTGGAGGAGCTGCCGGACGGGGCTCCGAGGGGCGTGGTGCGGCTGCACCTGCCGGAGAAGCTCGCCCGCACGTTGGTGGAGGAGGAACTGCCCCTGCTGGACCGCCCCCAGCGCTTCAGCGTGGCCCGGGGCAGGCGGGGCGTGCTCCAGGCCCGCTCGCTCCTCGAGCTCCAGGAGCTCCTCGACCAGCCATGGATGCCCGACGAGATTTCCGAGGCCACCCGTGAGCGGTCGCCCCCGGAGCGCGGCGCTCCCAGACATGGAGGCCGCAAGGGCGGCAAGCGGTGGCGTTGA
- a CDS encoding enoyl-CoA hydratase family protein codes for MSEAPLVRYEVSRGVATLTLDSPRNRNALSRALVTQLLEQLRSVASNPEVRAVVLAATGPAFCAGADLSEMTDGGAAKAPAVLLDVLRAIVTLPQPVVAKVAGQVRAGGIGIVGACDVAVVAESVKFAFTEARIGVTPAVISLTTLPHLTSRAASRYFLTGEAFDAAEAARIGLITSAVPDASLDGAVEQILETFRVSSPQGLRETKQLVASGLRARLDAGGADMVALSGRLFASEEAQEGMLAFLERRPPSWAAPK; via the coding sequence ATGAGTGAAGCACCGCTCGTCCGGTATGAAGTCTCGCGTGGCGTCGCCACCCTCACGCTCGACTCGCCCCGCAACCGCAACGCGCTGTCGCGGGCGCTCGTCACGCAGTTGCTGGAGCAGCTGCGCTCCGTGGCGTCCAACCCGGAGGTGCGCGCGGTCGTGCTCGCGGCCACCGGGCCCGCGTTCTGCGCTGGCGCGGACCTCTCGGAGATGACCGACGGTGGCGCCGCGAAGGCACCCGCCGTGCTGCTCGACGTGCTGCGGGCGATCGTGACGTTGCCCCAGCCTGTCGTGGCGAAGGTCGCCGGGCAGGTGCGGGCCGGGGGCATCGGCATCGTGGGCGCGTGCGACGTGGCCGTCGTCGCGGAGTCCGTGAAGTTCGCCTTCACGGAGGCGCGCATCGGCGTGACGCCCGCGGTCATCTCCCTCACCACGCTGCCGCACCTGACCAGCCGGGCGGCGAGCCGCTACTTCCTCACCGGTGAGGCCTTCGACGCGGCCGAGGCCGCCCGCATCGGGCTCATCACCTCCGCGGTGCCAGATGCGTCACTGGACGGCGCCGTCGAGCAGATCCTGGAGACGTTCCGCGTGTCGTCTCCGCAGGGTCTGCGCGAGACGAAGCAGTTGGTGGCCTCGGGCCTTCGCGCGCGCCTGGATGCCGGGGGCGCTGATATGGTCGCGCTCTCTGGTCGTCTGTTCGCCTCGGAAGAGGCGCAAGAGGGAATGCTCGCCTTCCTGGAGCGCCGGCCTCCTTCGTGGGCCGCTCCGAAATAG
- a CDS encoding acetyl-CoA carboxylase biotin carboxylase subunit, whose translation MKRIHKVLVANRGEIAVRVLRTCRRLGLRTVAVFSDADREAPHVRLADEAMHLGPPPAKESYLSIERVLAAAKASGADAIHPGYGFLSENEDFARACEEAGFVFVGPPAEAIELMGNKRQAKLRMQAADVPCIPGYEAARPGESLDDEALVREGQRVGFPIMVKAAAGGGGRGMRLVREPGALLDAIRSARSEATNAFGSGELILERAIEGARHVEVQVFADAHGNAVHLGERDCSVQRRHQKVIEESPSPAVTPELRERMGAVAVQAIRAIGYRGAGTIEFLLAPHGDFFFMEMNTRLQVEHPVTELITGLDLVEWQLRVADGEPLPLTQPEITWRGHAIEARLCAEDPARGFLPQTGRLIAWEPPAGEGIRVDHGVREGQDVTPFYDSMQAKLVAYGPDRETARERLAAALRELTVFGVTTNSTFIQHVLAHEAFRSGRYDTGFVGAHTPPDTLQALGRASTEEQAVLAALLFHDDAQALARKGGFDAALSGWSSSYALPVPVSLHDGTSEFRASVRPVAPETYEVRVGDTQVAISLRTLGSERAEVEVAGRRRAVRYRRAGGTLWCALDGITRQLRDVSFRPPSERERASDGRLRAPMDGRIIRVSTEVGATVKRGDVLVVLEAMKMESSIIAPTDGVVTAVNVTVGAQVPARHVVAVVSPAAKEAA comes from the coding sequence ATGAAACGCATCCACAAGGTGCTGGTGGCGAACCGGGGTGAGATCGCCGTGCGTGTGCTGCGCACGTGCCGCCGGCTCGGCTTGCGCACGGTCGCGGTCTTCTCCGACGCGGACCGGGAGGCCCCTCACGTGCGACTGGCTGATGAAGCCATGCACCTGGGGCCTCCTCCCGCGAAGGAGTCCTACCTCTCCATCGAGCGGGTCCTCGCCGCGGCGAAGGCGTCCGGCGCGGATGCCATCCATCCCGGCTACGGCTTCCTGTCGGAGAACGAGGACTTCGCTCGCGCGTGCGAGGAAGCGGGCTTCGTGTTCGTCGGGCCGCCAGCGGAAGCCATCGAGCTGATGGGGAACAAGCGGCAGGCGAAGCTGCGCATGCAGGCCGCGGACGTGCCGTGCATCCCCGGCTATGAAGCCGCCCGTCCCGGTGAGTCGCTCGATGACGAGGCCCTGGTTCGCGAGGGCCAGCGCGTCGGATTCCCCATCATGGTGAAGGCGGCGGCGGGTGGCGGCGGACGCGGCATGCGGCTGGTCCGCGAGCCAGGGGCGTTGCTCGACGCGATCCGCTCCGCGCGTTCGGAGGCGACGAACGCGTTCGGCAGCGGCGAGCTCATCCTCGAACGCGCGATTGAGGGCGCGCGTCACGTGGAGGTGCAGGTCTTCGCGGACGCGCACGGAAACGCGGTGCACCTGGGCGAGCGCGACTGCTCCGTCCAGCGGCGGCACCAGAAGGTGATTGAAGAGAGTCCGTCCCCGGCCGTGACGCCCGAGCTGCGCGAGCGCATGGGGGCCGTGGCGGTGCAGGCCATCCGCGCCATCGGGTATCGCGGCGCGGGGACCATCGAGTTCCTCCTGGCGCCCCATGGCGACTTCTTCTTCATGGAGATGAACACGCGCCTCCAGGTGGAGCACCCGGTGACGGAGCTCATCACCGGGCTCGACCTGGTGGAGTGGCAGTTGCGCGTCGCCGACGGCGAGCCGCTTCCGCTGACGCAGCCGGAGATCACCTGGCGCGGGCACGCCATCGAAGCGCGTCTGTGCGCGGAGGATCCGGCCAGGGGGTTCCTCCCGCAGACGGGCCGGCTCATCGCGTGGGAGCCGCCGGCGGGGGAGGGCATCCGCGTGGACCATGGCGTGCGTGAAGGTCAGGACGTCACGCCGTTCTATGACTCCATGCAGGCGAAGCTCGTCGCTTACGGACCGGACCGCGAGACGGCGCGTGAACGGCTGGCCGCGGCGCTGCGCGAGCTGACGGTGTTCGGTGTCACGACGAACAGCACGTTCATCCAGCACGTCCTCGCCCACGAGGCGTTCCGCTCCGGCCGGTACGACACGGGCTTCGTCGGTGCGCACACGCCACCGGACACGCTTCAGGCGCTCGGGAGGGCCTCGACGGAGGAGCAGGCCGTCCTGGCCGCGCTGCTCTTCCACGATGATGCGCAGGCGCTCGCGCGGAAGGGCGGCTTCGACGCGGCGCTCTCTGGCTGGAGCAGCTCCTACGCCCTGCCGGTGCCGGTCAGCCTGCATGACGGGACTTCGGAGTTCCGCGCTTCCGTGCGCCCCGTCGCACCGGAGACCTACGAGGTCCGCGTCGGAGACACCCAGGTCGCGATCTCCCTGCGCACTCTTGGCTCCGAGCGAGCGGAGGTCGAGGTGGCGGGACGTCGCCGCGCGGTCCGCTACCGCCGCGCGGGGGGCACCCTGTGGTGCGCGCTCGACGGCATCACGCGGCAGCTGCGCGATGTCTCCTTCCGGCCGCCCTCCGAACGTGAGCGCGCCAGCGATGGCCGCCTGCGCGCGCCCATGGATGGCCGCATCATCCGGGTGAGCACCGAGGTCGGCGCGACCGTGAAGCGGGGCGACGTGCTGGTGGTGCTCGAGGCGATGAAGATGGAGTCCTCCATCATCGCGCCCACGGATGGCGTGGTCACGGCGGTGAATGTCACGGTCGGGGCGCAGGTGCCGGCTCGGCACGTCGTCGCGGTCGTCTCCCCTGCAGCGAAGGAGGCAGCATGA
- a CDS encoding AMP-binding protein: MSVTQQAQSPRIGRISLGDIVYRSALRWPERTALVDGDLELSYAELDRRSSAFAHYLLAQGLPQGARIAMLCGNSAQMVTAFVGIYKSGFVWVPINTGLSVEGIQYILQHAEATHAVIDAELLAKPGLRPMLDALGTRVIVCVPEGQAAPGGDTVAFLDTLKGQHGTLPQVDIASGQLAQIMYTSGTTGQQKGVMHSHASVQAALSGNLFELGMRPVDSTLCVLPMFHCAQHAIVMTFLLAGATVVVRRVFDPGAMLATIEQRGITFLMGLPVMYGAMLAHPARPATKLSSLRLCLYVMAPMARTLLVDLIEHFCPGGFALASGQTEMYPATTLFKPEQQLKRFGSYWGDSVVTNETAIMDDDGRLLGRGEVGEIVHRGPNVMLGYYKDPEATAKASAFGWHHTGDLGMFDADGQLLFVDRKKDMIKTGGENVPSIKVEEVLLRHPAVLQVAVVGLPHARWTEAVTGFVVLKPGASATEAEINAHCRQHLGGFEVPKAIVLLPAMPQTSTGKAQKFVLRQQYARHYEDGSGGANAH; encoded by the coding sequence ATGTCCGTGACGCAGCAAGCGCAGTCCCCTCGCATCGGCCGGATCTCCCTGGGAGACATCGTCTACCGGTCGGCGTTGCGATGGCCGGAGCGGACGGCGCTCGTTGATGGGGACCTCGAGCTCTCCTATGCGGAGCTCGACCGGCGCTCGAGCGCGTTCGCGCACTACCTGCTCGCGCAGGGGCTGCCCCAGGGCGCGCGCATCGCGATGCTCTGTGGCAACTCGGCGCAGATGGTCACCGCCTTCGTGGGCATCTACAAGTCGGGGTTCGTCTGGGTGCCCATCAACACCGGCCTCTCGGTGGAGGGCATCCAGTACATCCTCCAGCACGCCGAGGCGACCCACGCCGTCATCGACGCCGAACTGCTCGCGAAGCCCGGGCTGCGGCCGATGCTCGACGCGCTGGGCACCCGCGTCATCGTCTGCGTACCGGAAGGACAGGCGGCGCCGGGGGGAGACACGGTCGCGTTCCTGGACACGCTGAAGGGCCAGCACGGCACGTTGCCGCAGGTGGACATCGCGAGCGGCCAGCTCGCGCAGATCATGTACACCAGCGGCACCACGGGTCAGCAGAAGGGCGTCATGCACTCGCACGCGTCGGTGCAGGCGGCGCTGAGCGGGAACCTGTTCGAGCTGGGGATGCGTCCGGTGGACTCCACCCTCTGCGTGCTGCCGATGTTCCACTGCGCGCAGCACGCCATCGTGATGACGTTCCTCCTGGCCGGGGCGACCGTCGTCGTGCGGCGGGTCTTCGACCCGGGCGCGATGCTCGCGACCATCGAGCAGCGCGGCATCACGTTCCTGATGGGCCTGCCGGTGATGTACGGCGCCATGCTGGCGCATCCGGCGCGGCCTGCCACGAAGCTCTCCAGCTTGCGCCTGTGCCTCTACGTGATGGCGCCCATGGCGCGCACGCTGCTCGTGGATCTCATCGAGCACTTCTGCCCCGGAGGCTTCGCGCTCGCGTCGGGGCAGACGGAGATGTATCCGGCGACGACCCTGTTCAAGCCGGAGCAGCAGCTCAAGCGCTTCGGCTCGTACTGGGGCGACTCGGTCGTGACGAACGAGACGGCCATCATGGATGACGACGGCCGGCTGCTGGGGCGGGGCGAGGTGGGGGAGATCGTCCACCGCGGGCCGAACGTGATGCTCGGCTACTACAAGGACCCGGAGGCGACGGCGAAGGCGAGCGCCTTCGGCTGGCACCACACCGGCGACCTGGGCATGTTCGACGCGGACGGCCAGCTCCTCTTCGTGGACCGCAAGAAGGACATGATCAAGACGGGCGGAGAGAACGTCCCGTCCATCAAGGTCGAGGAGGTCCTCCTGCGCCACCCCGCGGTGCTCCAGGTCGCGGTGGTGGGCCTGCCGCACGCGCGCTGGACGGAGGCCGTGACGGGCTTCGTCGTGCTCAAGCCCGGCGCCTCCGCCACGGAGGCGGAGATCAACGCCCACTGCCGTCAGCACCTCGGCGGGTTCGAGGTGCCGAAGGCCATTGTCCTGCTCCCGGCCATGCCGCAGACGAGCACCGGCAAGGCGCAGAAGTTCGTGCTCCGCCAGCAGTACGCGCGGCACTATGAGGACGGGAGTGGTGGGGCGAATGCGCACTGA